The Kitasatospora setae KM-6054 genome contains a region encoding:
- a CDS encoding amidohydrolase family protein gives MTDRAVLHIKGRVLVGPDDVRDELWSVDGRVTFERPAAEPSATLTGWALPGLVDAHCHVGLDTHGAVDRATSEQQARADRDAGTLLIRDAGSAADTRWIDDRDDLPKIIRAGRHIARTRRYIRNYAHEIEPGDLAAYVAAEARRGDGWVKLVGDWIDRDAGDLTACWPGDALTEAVAAAHAEGARVTAHCFATESLPDLLAAGIDCVEHATGLTEELIPAFAERGVAIVPTLVNIASFPRLAAGGEAKFPAWAAHMRRLHARRYDTVGAAHDAGIPIYVGTDAGGSIAHGLVAEEAIELTKAGLTPLEALAAATWSARAWLGRPGLTEGAPADLVLYRTDPRTDLRVLAAPAHVVLAGRVV, from the coding sequence ATGACAGACCGCGCGGTGCTGCACATCAAGGGGCGGGTACTGGTCGGGCCCGACGACGTCCGGGACGAACTCTGGTCCGTGGACGGCCGGGTGACCTTCGAACGGCCCGCCGCCGAACCGTCCGCGACCCTCACCGGCTGGGCGCTGCCCGGCCTGGTCGACGCGCACTGCCACGTCGGCCTGGACACGCACGGCGCCGTCGACCGCGCCACCAGCGAGCAGCAGGCCCGCGCCGACCGGGACGCCGGCACCCTGCTGATCCGCGACGCCGGCTCCGCCGCCGACACCCGCTGGATCGACGACCGCGACGACCTCCCGAAGATCATCCGGGCCGGACGGCACATCGCCCGCACCCGCCGCTACATCCGCAACTACGCCCACGAGATCGAACCCGGCGACCTCGCCGCGTACGTCGCCGCCGAGGCCCGGCGCGGCGACGGCTGGGTCAAGCTCGTCGGCGACTGGATCGACCGCGACGCCGGCGACCTCACCGCCTGCTGGCCCGGCGACGCCCTCACCGAGGCCGTCGCCGCCGCCCACGCCGAAGGCGCCCGGGTCACCGCGCACTGCTTCGCCACCGAGTCGCTGCCCGACCTGCTGGCCGCCGGCATCGACTGCGTCGAACACGCCACCGGCCTCACCGAGGAGCTCATCCCGGCGTTCGCCGAACGCGGCGTCGCGATCGTCCCGACCCTGGTCAACATCGCCAGCTTCCCCCGCCTCGCCGCCGGCGGCGAGGCCAAGTTCCCCGCCTGGGCCGCCCACATGCGCCGCCTGCACGCCCGCCGCTACGACACCGTCGGCGCCGCCCACGACGCCGGCATCCCGATCTACGTCGGCACCGACGCCGGCGGCTCGATCGCCCACGGCCTGGTCGCCGAGGAGGCGATCGAGCTCACCAAGGCCGGACTCACCCCGCTCGAAGCCCTCGCCGCCGCCACCTGGTCCGCCCGCGCCTGGCTCGGCCGCCCCGGCCTCACCGAGGGCGCCCCCGCCGACCTCGTCCTCTACCGGACCGACCCGCGCACCGACCTGCGGGTGCTCGCCGCACCCGCGCACGTCGTCCTCGCCGGCCGGGTGGTGTGA
- a CDS encoding uracil-DNA glycosylase — translation MAARPLHEIVEPGWADALAPVAGQVAAMGDFLRAELAAGRTYLPPGPQVLRAFQQPFADVRVLIVGQDPYPTPGHAVGLSFSVAPEVRPVPPSLVNIYQEYSQDLGLPTPANGDLTPWAEQGVLLLNRALTTQTRKTNGHRGKGWEAVTEQAIKALAARGGPLVAILWGRDARELRPWLGQVPSIESPHPSPYSASGGFFGSRPFSRANDLLVRQGGRPVDWRLP, via the coding sequence ATGGCTGCACGACCCTTGCACGAAATTGTGGAACCCGGCTGGGCCGACGCCCTCGCGCCGGTCGCCGGACAGGTCGCCGCGATGGGCGACTTCCTGCGCGCCGAACTCGCGGCGGGCCGCACCTACCTGCCGCCCGGCCCGCAGGTGCTGCGGGCGTTCCAGCAGCCGTTCGCGGACGTCCGGGTGCTGATCGTCGGCCAGGACCCGTACCCGACGCCCGGGCACGCCGTCGGCCTGAGCTTCTCCGTCGCGCCGGAGGTCCGCCCGGTGCCGCCCAGCCTGGTCAACATCTACCAGGAGTACAGCCAGGACCTCGGCCTCCCGACGCCCGCCAACGGCGACCTCACCCCGTGGGCGGAGCAGGGCGTCCTGCTGCTCAACCGCGCGCTCACCACCCAGACCCGCAAGACCAACGGCCACCGCGGCAAGGGCTGGGAGGCCGTCACCGAGCAGGCGATCAAGGCACTGGCCGCCCGCGGCGGCCCGCTGGTCGCCATCCTCTGGGGGCGCGACGCCCGCGAGCTGCGCCCCTGGCTCGGCCAGGTCCCCAGCATCGAGTCCCCGCACCCCAGCCCCTACTCGGCGAGCGGCGGCTTCTTCGGCTCCCGACCCTTCAGCCGGGCCAACGACCTGCTGGTCCGGCAGGGCGGCCGGCCGGTCGACTGGCGCCTGCCGTAG
- a CDS encoding SCO1860 family LAETG-anchored protein — MSVLRSAAAAALAASALAVALPLPAYAADAAGTPAKPGRASAVTAELMLDVTLLNTVNVPVGVALNKVESPAQRDGAMLTAKVDGVDGGRPVTLVKAAVGTSVTKADDKLATASVKLVDADVHVPGLPLTTLLGLQAMSAEANCPVDGPPTADVVAPAKLTVLGKSVTVGLNSPTHVDVPAIGTVDVEFSKKTVTSSTAAASALEVKIALNPLNLNVAKVNGTVRIAAVSCEKPVAAVVPAAAVSSPAAAGSSAPAASAPAAAQNRAAPKAEGEELAYTGSSGTTVLAAGGGTLLLAGGAAVWMTRRRRAAHARHR, encoded by the coding sequence ATGTCCGTTCTGCGTTCGGCCGCCGCCGCGGCCCTCGCCGCCTCCGCCCTCGCGGTCGCGCTGCCGCTGCCCGCGTACGCCGCCGACGCCGCCGGCACGCCCGCGAAACCGGGTCGGGCGAGCGCGGTGACGGCCGAACTCATGCTGGACGTCACCCTGTTGAACACGGTGAACGTGCCGGTCGGGGTGGCGCTGAACAAGGTCGAGTCGCCCGCCCAGCGGGACGGCGCGATGCTCACCGCCAAGGTCGACGGGGTGGACGGCGGCCGGCCGGTGACGCTGGTGAAGGCGGCGGTCGGCACGTCGGTCACCAAGGCGGACGACAAGCTGGCCACCGCGTCCGTCAAGCTGGTCGACGCGGACGTGCACGTGCCGGGCCTGCCGCTGACCACGCTGCTCGGCCTCCAGGCGATGAGCGCCGAGGCGAACTGCCCGGTGGACGGGCCGCCGACCGCGGACGTCGTCGCGCCCGCCAAGCTGACCGTGCTGGGCAAGTCGGTCACCGTCGGCCTCAACTCGCCGACGCACGTGGATGTCCCGGCGATCGGCACGGTCGACGTCGAGTTCTCGAAGAAGACCGTGACCTCCAGCACCGCCGCCGCCTCCGCGCTGGAGGTGAAGATCGCGCTGAACCCGCTGAACCTGAACGTGGCCAAGGTCAACGGCACCGTGCGGATCGCCGCGGTCTCCTGCGAGAAGCCGGTGGCGGCCGTCGTCCCGGCGGCGGCGGTCTCCTCGCCCGCGGCCGCCGGGTCGTCCGCGCCCGCCGCCTCGGCCCCGGCCGCCGCGCAGAACCGGGCGGCGCCGAAGGCGGAGGGCGAGGAACTGGCGTACACCGGCTCCTCCGGGACGACCGTGCTGGCCGCGGGCGGCGGGACGCTGCTGCTGGCCGGCGGCGCGGCGGTGTGGATGACGCGGCGGCGGCGGGCGGCGCACGCGCGGCACCGCTGA